The following are encoded in a window of Bacteroidota bacterium genomic DNA:
- a CDS encoding transpeptidase family protein → MEAKKGIILRVYLVYLVFALFGLAIIARAFAIQFWEGEHWKMQSENQTLDYREIEAVRGNIFAADGSLLATSIPNYEIRMDMKVGSQEVFSEKVDSLAFCLSSLFNDKSANEYKKQLVSAKKAGDRYHLIRRNVNYNQLKKIRNFPICRLGKYKGGFIYLQKNVRERPFQVLAARTIGYAREGVNPVGLEGAYTKELGGVGGKRLMQKIAGGVWMPVNDDTELEPEDGSDLVTTLDINIQDVAEYALLTQLIKHNAAHGCVVLMEVSTGHIKAIANLSKTTEGSYYENYNYAIGASTEPGSTFKLATLMAAMEDGLIKPTDSVDTEDGSMKFYDRVMYDSHKGGYGKITVQRAFEVSTNVGVSKLINSSYAKNPQKFIDRLNSMNLNNQLNLEIPGEGKPKIKNANDPGWSGVSLPWMSIGYETRLTPTQILTFYNAVANNGKMVKPMFVKEIKQRGKVVKRFKTEILNDAICSKKTIDNAQRMLEGVVENGTAINLKNASYKIAGKTGTAQIANDKYGYKGKLSHQASFVGYFPADKPKYSCIVVVNAPSNNVYYGNLVAGPIFKEIADKVYATNLDIHKPIDFEPHLAKTSVPYSKHGYYNDLKKVFETLQIALDNKAQTKEWVRTSTTEKHVEIYDINYTSGLTPNVIGMGLQDASYLLENKGYSVRVTGRGMVKRQSVPAGTRIEKGNIILLELA, encoded by the coding sequence ATGGAAGCAAAAAAAGGCATAATCCTCAGGGTTTATTTGGTGTATTTAGTTTTCGCCTTGTTTGGCCTGGCTATAATAGCCAGAGCCTTTGCTATACAATTTTGGGAAGGGGAGCATTGGAAAATGCAATCAGAAAATCAGACTTTAGATTATAGGGAAATTGAAGCAGTAAGAGGAAATATATTCGCAGCAGATGGAAGTCTGTTAGCCACTTCAATACCCAATTATGAAATCAGAATGGATATGAAAGTAGGCTCACAAGAAGTATTTAGTGAGAAGGTTGATTCGCTTGCTTTTTGTTTGTCTTCACTTTTTAATGATAAATCTGCTAATGAGTATAAAAAACAATTAGTAAGTGCCAAAAAGGCTGGAGATAGGTATCATCTAATAAGGAGAAATGTAAACTATAACCAACTTAAAAAAATCAGGAACTTTCCAATATGCAGGTTGGGTAAATATAAAGGCGGTTTTATTTATTTGCAGAAAAACGTGCGCGAACGCCCTTTCCAGGTATTGGCTGCCCGCACTATTGGTTATGCCAGAGAAGGTGTTAATCCGGTAGGGTTAGAGGGTGCTTATACAAAAGAACTTGGAGGAGTAGGAGGAAAACGATTGATGCAAAAAATAGCAGGTGGGGTTTGGATGCCCGTAAATGATGATACAGAACTAGAACCAGAGGATGGTAGCGATTTAGTTACAACTCTGGATATAAATATTCAGGATGTGGCTGAATATGCTTTGCTTACCCAGTTAATAAAGCATAATGCCGCACATGGATGTGTTGTATTGATGGAAGTTTCCACTGGACATATAAAAGCAATTGCCAATTTATCTAAAACAACCGAGGGTAGTTATTATGAGAATTACAATTATGCAATTGGGGCAAGTACAGAACCTGGTTCAACTTTTAAGCTTGCCACTTTAATGGCGGCAATGGAAGATGGCTTAATAAAGCCAACAGACAGCGTAGATACAGAAGATGGTTCAATGAAATTTTATGACAGGGTAATGTATGATTCTCATAAAGGAGGTTATGGAAAAATAACTGTTCAGCGTGCTTTTGAAGTCTCTACCAATGTTGGAGTTTCTAAATTAATAAACAGCAGTTACGCTAAAAATCCACAAAAGTTTATAGACAGGCTTAACAGCATGAATTTAAACAATCAACTCAATTTAGAAATTCCTGGAGAAGGAAAACCGAAAATTAAAAATGCGAATGACCCGGGTTGGTCTGGAGTTTCTTTGCCATGGATGTCTATAGGATATGAAACAAGACTTACGCCTACGCAAATTTTAACTTTTTACAATGCGGTGGCCAATAATGGGAAAATGGTTAAACCTATGTTTGTGAAAGAAATAAAGCAAAGAGGAAAGGTTGTGAAGAGATTTAAAACGGAAATACTGAATGATGCCATTTGTTCAAAGAAAACCATTGATAATGCACAAAGAATGTTGGAAGGAGTGGTTGAAAACGGAACTGCAATAAACTTAAAAAACGCAAGTTATAAAATTGCCGGAAAGACTGGCACAGCGCAGATTGCAAATGATAAATATGGATATAAAGGTAAATTAAGCCATCAGGCTTCTTTTGTTGGATATTTTCCTGCTGATAAGCCAAAATATTCTTGCATTGTAGTGGTGAATGCACCATCCAATAATGTTTATTATGGAAACCTGGTTGCAGGGCCTATTTTTAAAGAAATTGCAGATAAGGTATATGCAACTAATCTGGATATCCATAAGCCAATTGATTTTGAACCACATCTTGCAAAAACTTCTGTGCCCTATTCCAAGCATGGTTATTATAATGATTTAAAAAAGGTTTTTGAAACATTACAAATTGCACTAGATAATAAAGCACAAACCAAGGAATGGGTGCGCACTTCCACCACCGAAAAGCATGTTGAAATTTATGATATTAATTATACTTCAGGACTTACGCCAAACGTAATTGGAATGGGTTTGCAGGATGCTTCCTACCTTCTTGAGAATAAAGGTTATTCTGTAAGAGTAACAGGAAGAGGAATGGTTAAAAGACAGTCGGTTCCTGCAGGTACAAGAATTGAAAAGGGAAACATCATTTTACTTGAATTAGCATAA
- a CDS encoding alpha/beta hydrolase, translated as MDFNIIKEKRFQYVEKGEGPVILLLHGLFGALSNFKDVINHFSKDYKVVIPLLPIYSLPVFSTNVVSLAKYVHRFIEHKKFEKVNLVGNSLGGHIALVYSLKHPLKVNTMTLTGSSGLYENALGGSFPKREDYNYIKEKVKYTFYNPEHATPALVDEVYGIINDKSKLIRVLSLAKSAIRHNMAHDLEKYKMDVCLIWGKNDTITPPPVAEEFHYLLPSSELFWIDQCGHAAMMEKSEEFNNILSTWLDKKVLNKK; from the coding sequence ATGGATTTCAATATAATTAAAGAAAAGCGGTTTCAATACGTGGAAAAAGGCGAAGGGCCTGTAATTCTGCTGCTTCATGGATTGTTTGGAGCATTAAGTAATTTCAAAGATGTTATCAACCATTTTTCGAAAGATTATAAGGTTGTAATTCCTTTGCTTCCAATTTATTCACTTCCTGTTTTCAGTACAAATGTGGTAAGTTTAGCCAAATATGTTCACCGTTTTATTGAACATAAGAAATTTGAAAAAGTGAACCTTGTTGGAAATTCCCTTGGAGGACATATTGCTCTTGTTTATTCACTTAAACATCCTTTAAAAGTTAACACCATGACTCTTACAGGAAGCTCTGGATTGTATGAAAATGCTTTAGGCGGATCTTTTCCTAAAAGAGAAGATTATAACTACATTAAAGAAAAAGTAAAATACACCTTTTACAATCCTGAACATGCCACTCCTGCTTTGGTTGATGAAGTATATGGGATCATTAATGACAAATCAAAACTAATTCGTGTTCTTTCTCTTGCAAAATCTGCCATAAGACACAATATGGCCCATGATCTTGAAAAATACAAAATGGATGTGTGTTTAATATGGGGGAAAAACGATACCATAACTCCTCCACCTGTTGCAGAGGAATTTCACTACCTTTTGCCAAGTTCAGAACTGTTCTGGATTGATCAATGCGGACATGCTGCAATGATGGAAAAATCAGAAGAATTCAACAACATTCTTAGCACTTGGTTAGACAAAAAAGTGCTTAACAAGAAATAG
- a CDS encoding phospho-N-acetylmuramoyl-pentapeptide-transferase — protein sequence MFYYLFDYLDKMNYPGAGVFQFISFRAAMAVIFSLIISLIFGRRIINYLQLKQVGEIVRNLGLEGQMQKQGTPTMGGLIILAAILIPTLLFAKLDNIYIILMIASTVWLGLIGFADDYIKVFKKNKDGLAAKFKLVGQIGIGLIVGIALYFSDGVKVKEKVLMDSAIAKGVEVFEDDLTTHQPKNYSWKETKSLKTTIPFIKDNEFNYSKILMFLGDNYEKWAWLIFIPIVIIIVTAVSNGANITDGLDGLATGTSAIIGATLGIFAYVSGNVFFADYLNIMYIPDSGELVVFIAAFVGACVGFLWYNSYPAQVFMGDTGSLALGGIIAVFAIAIRKELLIPILCGIFLVENVSVMLQVGYFKYTKKKFGEGKRIFKMAPLHHHYQKSGMHEAKIVSRFWIIGVALAILTFVTLKLR from the coding sequence ATGTTTTACTATTTATTCGATTATTTAGACAAAATGAATTATCCCGGTGCCGGGGTATTTCAATTTATTTCTTTTAGAGCGGCAATGGCTGTTATTTTCTCACTGATCATTTCGTTGATTTTTGGAAGACGAATAATTAATTATCTGCAATTAAAACAAGTAGGCGAAATAGTGCGAAACCTTGGTCTTGAAGGACAAATGCAGAAGCAGGGAACACCAACAATGGGAGGTTTGATAATTCTTGCGGCAATCCTAATTCCTACTCTTTTATTTGCCAAGCTTGATAATATTTATATAATCCTGATGATTGCTTCTACAGTCTGGCTTGGACTTATCGGGTTTGCTGATGATTACATCAAAGTGTTCAAAAAAAACAAAGATGGACTTGCTGCAAAATTCAAATTGGTTGGCCAGATAGGAATCGGGCTTATTGTAGGTATTGCTCTTTATTTTAGTGACGGTGTAAAAGTAAAAGAAAAGGTGTTGATGGATAGTGCAATTGCAAAGGGAGTTGAGGTTTTCGAAGATGATTTAACAACGCATCAGCCAAAAAATTATTCCTGGAAGGAAACCAAATCATTAAAAACAACCATTCCTTTTATAAAAGACAATGAATTTAACTATTCCAAAATACTAATGTTTTTGGGAGATAATTATGAGAAATGGGCTTGGCTGATATTTATTCCAATTGTAATTATAATTGTAACGGCTGTTTCAAACGGTGCTAACATTACAGACGGCTTGGATGGTCTTGCAACTGGCACTTCTGCCATAATTGGAGCCACACTTGGCATATTTGCTTATGTATCTGGAAACGTCTTTTTTGCTGATTATTTAAATATCATGTATATCCCAGATTCTGGAGAACTTGTTGTGTTTATTGCCGCTTTTGTTGGTGCTTGCGTAGGCTTCCTTTGGTACAATTCATATCCTGCCCAGGTTTTCATGGGAGATACTGGAAGCCTTGCTCTTGGGGGTATAATTGCTGTATTCGCAATTGCTATCCGAAAAGAATTACTTATACCAATACTTTGTGGGATTTTCCTTGTTGAAAATGTCTCTGTTATGTTACAGGTGGGTTACTTTAAATACACAAAAAAGAAATTCGGTGAAGGTAAAAGGATATTTAAAATGGCTCCACTTCACCACCATTATCAAAAATCAGGAATGCATGAGGCTAAGATTGTTTCACGATTTTGGATTATTGGTGTGGCACTGGCAATTTTAACTTTCGTAACCTTAAAATTAAGATAA
- a CDS encoding YihA family ribosome biogenesis GTP-binding protein, with protein MHIKSAEFVLSSTELKSCPKPEFPEYAFIGRSNVGKSSLINMLTERIGLAKTSSKPGKTQLINHFLINESWYLTDLPGFGFAKVPKAIKSKWEKMIKDYLLLRENLMCVFVLLDSRLEQQKKDKELIDFLGEEQIPFVMIFTKTDKLSPPQLDKNIAAYKKTLKSQWDQLPDIFLSSAEKKTGRDEIMAFIENTNTYFQKPK; from the coding sequence ATGCATATAAAAAGTGCTGAATTTGTTTTAAGCAGCACTGAACTAAAAAGCTGTCCAAAACCGGAATTCCCGGAATACGCTTTTATTGGCAGGTCCAATGTTGGAAAATCATCCTTAATAAATATGCTTACTGAGCGTATTGGACTTGCCAAAACATCATCTAAACCTGGAAAAACACAACTCATTAATCATTTTTTAATAAATGAATCCTGGTATCTTACTGATTTACCTGGTTTTGGATTTGCAAAAGTTCCAAAAGCAATAAAATCAAAGTGGGAGAAAATGATCAAAGATTACCTGCTTCTGAGGGAAAATTTAATGTGTGTATTTGTTTTGCTCGATTCCCGGCTTGAACAGCAAAAAAAAGACAAGGAGCTGATTGATTTTCTTGGAGAAGAACAAATTCCATTCGTAATGATTTTTACTAAAACTGATAAATTATCCCCACCACAATTAGATAAAAACATTGCTGCATATAAGAAAACTTTAAAAAGCCAATGGGATCAACTGCCTGATATATTTTTATCTTCAGCTGAGAAAAAAACAGGAAGGGATGAAATAATGGCTTTTATTGAAAACACCAATACTTATTTTCAAAAACCTAAATAA
- a CDS encoding N-acetyltransferase yields the protein MIAFRMATIEDIITITEIYNEAILNTTATFDTELKTIENRTNWFLQRDANFPVMLVEYHQKIVGYAALNKWSDKKAYDITAEISLYIEAQSRGNGIGKKLIQVIVEIAKEKTNLHSIIARITQGNDHSIYLHEINGFDKIGIMKSAGQKFGKLLDVTLMQKMLR from the coding sequence ATGATTGCATTTAGAATGGCAACTATTGAGGATATCATTACTATAACAGAGATATACAATGAAGCAATCCTTAACACAACAGCAACATTTGATACTGAATTAAAAACCATAGAAAACAGAACTAACTGGTTTTTACAAAGGGATGCTAATTTTCCGGTAATGCTTGTTGAATACCATCAAAAAATAGTTGGATATGCAGCCCTGAATAAATGGTCAGATAAAAAGGCTTACGATATTACAGCAGAAATTTCCCTTTACATTGAAGCCCAATCAAGAGGAAATGGAATTGGAAAAAAATTAATTCAGGTTATTGTTGAAATTGCAAAGGAAAAAACCAATCTGCATTCCATAATTGCAAGAATAACACAGGGAAATGATCACAGTATTTACCTGCATGAAATCAATGGTTTTGATAAAATTGGCATTATGAAAAGTGCGGGCCAAAAATTTGGAAAACTTCTGGATGTAACACTAATGCAAAAGATGCTGAGATAA
- the mraZ gene encoding division/cell wall cluster transcriptional repressor MraZ, whose translation MTNFIGEYECKVDSKGRVMLPSGLKKQISPAAQEKFVVNRGFEKHLNLYPMDEWQKISKEVNKLNLYVAKNREFLRKFNNGATELELDTTSRFLMPKKMMEYAGIEKEIVLFAFANRIEIWSKAAYEKLMAEDSGEDFASLAEDVMGKTSTNTEEENVIS comes from the coding sequence ATGACAAACTTCATAGGTGAGTATGAGTGTAAGGTGGATTCCAAGGGAAGAGTTATGCTTCCTTCAGGATTAAAGAAGCAGATTTCACCTGCGGCTCAGGAAAAGTTTGTTGTAAATCGAGGTTTTGAAAAGCATTTGAACCTTTATCCAATGGATGAATGGCAGAAAATCAGTAAAGAGGTAAACAAGCTTAATTTGTATGTTGCCAAGAACAGGGAGTTTTTAAGGAAGTTCAACAATGGTGCTACAGAACTTGAATTGGATACTACAAGCCGTTTTTTGATGCCTAAGAAAATGATGGAATATGCAGGGATTGAAAAGGAAATTGTGCTTTTTGCTTTTGCTAACCGGATTGAAATCTGGAGCAAAGCGGCTTATGAAAAACTAATGGCGGAAGATTCAGGAGAAGACTTTGCTTCACTAGCTGAGGATGTAATGGGAAAAACATCAACAAATACGGAGGAGGAAAATGTCATATCATAA
- a CDS encoding UDP-N-acetylmuramoyl-L-alanyl-D-glutamate--2,6-diaminopimelate ligase, with protein sequence MKLLKDILYKAGLIDVAGSTNIAISSVAFDSRTVERDGLFVAVVGVNVDGHHFIDQAIAKGAVAVVCQEMPSELKPKISYIKVKDAALALSYIASNFYDNPSSSLNVIGVTGTNGKTTTVTLLYNLFLELGHKTGLLSTVVNKIGKETIEATHTTPDALQLNALLRKMVDSGCKYCFMEISSHAIVQHRTTGLTFAGGIFTNITHDHLDYHKTFDEYIKAKKGFFDMLPENAFALINRDDKHSGVMVQNSKARKKTYSLFAGGDYKAKIIESQLSGMMLNIDGQELWVKLIGSFNAYNVLAVYGTAMLLNQDKLKVMTAISALESVEGRFEYLKSKNNITAVVDYAHTPDALLNVLKTIKEIRTGNEQVITVVGCGGDRDAAKRPLMAEIACDFSDKVILTSDNPRSEEPDAIISDMKKGINAVNFKKALAITDRKEAIKTACTFAKPGDIILVAGKGHEKYQEIKGIKHPFDDLEVIKDTFIMLQYN encoded by the coding sequence ATGAAGCTTTTAAAAGACATATTATATAAGGCGGGGCTCATTGATGTAGCCGGATCTACAAATATTGCCATAAGCTCTGTTGCTTTTGATTCAAGAACAGTGGAAAGAGATGGCCTTTTTGTTGCCGTTGTTGGCGTAAATGTGGATGGGCACCACTTTATAGATCAGGCAATTGCCAAAGGTGCAGTTGCAGTGGTATGCCAGGAAATGCCAAGTGAATTAAAGCCTAAGATAAGTTATATTAAAGTAAAGGATGCTGCTCTTGCACTTTCCTATATTGCCAGCAATTTTTATGACAATCCATCATCCTCTTTGAATGTAATTGGTGTTACCGGAACAAACGGGAAAACTACCACAGTTACCCTTTTATACAACCTTTTTCTGGAATTGGGCCATAAAACGGGATTGCTTTCAACAGTTGTAAATAAAATAGGAAAAGAAACAATTGAGGCAACCCACACTACCCCTGATGCGCTGCAATTGAATGCCTTGCTTCGCAAAATGGTGGATTCTGGCTGTAAATATTGTTTCATGGAAATAAGTTCTCATGCAATTGTTCAACACAGAACCACAGGATTGACCTTTGCAGGTGGAATATTTACAAATATCACCCACGACCATTTAGATTATCACAAAACGTTTGATGAATATATAAAGGCCAAAAAAGGATTTTTTGATATGTTGCCTGAGAATGCTTTTGCCCTTATTAATCGCGATGATAAACATTCGGGAGTAATGGTGCAAAACTCAAAAGCAAGGAAAAAAACATATTCTCTTTTTGCAGGAGGAGATTATAAAGCGAAAATTATTGAAAGCCAACTATCTGGAATGATGTTGAACATTGATGGACAGGAGCTATGGGTTAAACTAATTGGAAGCTTCAACGCTTATAATGTTCTTGCTGTGTACGGTACAGCCATGCTATTAAATCAGGATAAATTAAAAGTGATGACTGCAATAAGTGCCTTGGAATCCGTAGAAGGGCGCTTTGAATATTTAAAATCAAAGAACAATATTACTGCTGTTGTTGATTATGCCCACACTCCAGATGCATTGTTAAATGTACTAAAAACAATAAAGGAAATAAGGACAGGAAACGAGCAGGTGATAACAGTAGTGGGTTGCGGAGGTGACAGGGATGCTGCCAAAAGGCCTTTAATGGCTGAAATAGCTTGTGATTTTAGTGATAAAGTAATATTGACCTCTGATAATCCAAGATCAGAAGAGCCTGATGCCATTATTTCTGATATGAAAAAAGGGATTAATGCGGTAAATTTCAAAAAGGCACTTGCTATAACTGATCGCAAGGAAGCTATTAAAACTGCATGCACTTTCGCAAAGCCAGGAGATATTATACTTGTTGCAGGAAAAGGACATGAAAAATACCAGGAAATCAAAGGGATAAAACATCCATTTGATGATTTGGAAGTAATTAAGGATACGTTTATAATGCTACAATACAACTAA
- a CDS encoding DUF3108 domain-containing protein, with the protein MTFIKDFTNENKAFSGFSETEIESGELRKLEQKAFKPGEILEYVVHYGLIDAGTARIELRDEGKTMAGRKVFHVIGTGVTKGAFDWFFKVRDRYETFIDAEGIFPYLFVRRVDEGGYIINQDYKFSHHKKQVDVGNGKVFDSPEYVQDMISAIYFARTINLKNIKPGDVITIDAFVDNEVWPAKIRYVGIENVSIRNGKYNCLVFNPVIQQGRIFKKESDMRVYITNDENKIPILAEAKILVGSVKMELTKYEGIANPLAKIK; encoded by the coding sequence ATGACTTTCATAAAAGATTTCACCAATGAAAATAAAGCATTTTCAGGATTTTCAGAAACTGAAATTGAATCAGGAGAACTCAGAAAACTGGAACAAAAGGCATTTAAGCCAGGGGAAATACTTGAATATGTTGTACATTATGGCCTTATTGATGCTGGTACAGCTCGTATTGAATTGCGTGATGAGGGAAAAACAATGGCGGGCAGAAAAGTATTTCATGTAATTGGAACAGGTGTTACAAAGGGAGCTTTTGATTGGTTTTTCAAAGTAAGAGACAGGTATGAAACTTTTATTGATGCCGAAGGAATTTTCCCCTATCTTTTTGTTAGAAGAGTGGACGAGGGTGGATATATTATCAATCAGGATTACAAGTTTTCACACCATAAAAAGCAGGTGGATGTAGGAAACGGGAAAGTTTTTGATTCTCCGGAATATGTTCAGGATATGATATCTGCTATTTACTTTGCAAGAACTATAAATCTAAAAAACATTAAACCCGGTGATGTTATTACAATAGATGCTTTTGTAGACAATGAAGTTTGGCCGGCCAAAATACGATATGTAGGAATCGAAAATGTATCGATTCGAAATGGAAAATACAATTGTTTGGTGTTTAACCCTGTAATTCAACAAGGAAGAATTTTTAAAAAAGAAAGTGATATGCGTGTTTACATTACCAATGACGAAAACAAAATACCAATTTTAGCAGAAGCTAAAATCCTTGTTGGTTCAGTAAAAATGGAGCTTACAAAATATGAAGGCATTGCCAATCCCCTGGCAAAAATAAAGTAA
- the murD gene encoding UDP-N-acetylmuramoyl-L-alanine--D-glutamate ligase, whose protein sequence is MGAKIAILGAGESGIGAAILAKQKGYEVFVSDKGIIAEKHKSVLTHSNITWEEGKHSEIEILNSAEVIKSPGIAENSELIKKIKAKGIPVISEIEFAGRHTTAKMICITGSNGKTTTTLLIYHILKKAGLNVGLAGNVGESLAKKVAEGTYDYFVVELSSFQLDGMFDFKADIAILLNISPDHLDRYEYKMENYISSKLRVIQNQQKDDVFIYCLDDENITNELKKLEINAVQFPFSIKEKVEQGAYLNEEQLIIQTNNDPISMSIHELALQGKHNLYNSMAAGIAAKILDIRKDLIRESMADFQNIEHRLEFVAKINGIEFINDSKATNVNSTWYALESMQSPVIWIAGGVDKGNDYASLAEIAKDKVKVLICMGIDNEKLLAAFANVIPIIEVAGSAQEAVMKAYMLGTTEDTVLLSPACASFDLFQNYEDRGRQFKEAVRGL, encoded by the coding sequence ATGGGAGCAAAAATAGCCATATTAGGAGCGGGAGAAAGTGGGATTGGGGCTGCTATTCTTGCCAAACAAAAGGGTTATGAAGTTTTTGTTTCTGATAAAGGAATAATAGCTGAAAAACACAAAAGTGTTCTTACTCATAGCAATATAACCTGGGAAGAGGGTAAACATTCAGAAATTGAAATCCTAAATTCCGCTGAAGTAATTAAAAGCCCTGGAATAGCAGAGAATTCTGAACTAATAAAAAAAATAAAGGCAAAAGGTATTCCCGTTATTTCTGAAATAGAATTTGCGGGAAGACATACCACAGCCAAAATGATTTGCATCACAGGGAGTAATGGGAAAACAACAACAACCTTACTTATCTACCATATACTTAAAAAAGCAGGTTTAAATGTTGGGTTGGCAGGAAATGTAGGCGAAAGCCTGGCAAAAAAAGTTGCAGAGGGCACTTATGATTATTTCGTAGTTGAATTAAGCAGTTTTCAATTAGATGGAATGTTTGATTTTAAAGCAGACATAGCAATTTTGTTAAATATTTCACCTGATCACCTGGACCGGTATGAATATAAAATGGAGAATTACATAAGCTCTAAACTAAGAGTAATTCAGAATCAGCAAAAGGATGATGTATTTATTTATTGCCTGGATGATGAAAATATCACAAATGAATTGAAAAAACTTGAGATAAATGCTGTGCAATTTCCCTTTTCCATTAAGGAAAAGGTTGAGCAAGGAGCTTATTTAAATGAAGAACAATTAATTATACAAACAAATAACGATCCGATAAGTATGTCTATTCACGAATTAGCCCTCCAGGGAAAACACAATCTCTACAATTCAATGGCAGCAGGCATTGCAGCAAAAATTTTAGATATCAGAAAAGATCTGATCCGGGAAAGTATGGCTGATTTTCAAAACATAGAACATCGTTTGGAATTTGTTGCCAAGATAAATGGAATCGAATTTATTAATGATTCTAAAGCTACCAACGTGAATTCCACCTGGTATGCTCTTGAGAGTATGCAAAGCCCTGTTATCTGGATTGCCGGAGGGGTAGATAAAGGAAATGATTATGCCTCGTTAGCAGAAATTGCCAAGGATAAGGTTAAGGTCCTAATTTGCATGGGTATAGATAATGAAAAATTATTAGCCGCTTTTGCTAATGTTATTCCAATAATAGAAGTAGCAGGTTCGGCTCAGGAAGCTGTAATGAAGGCTTATATGTTGGGAACAACTGAGGACACTGTTTTGCTTTCTCCTGCTTGTGCGAGTTTTGATTTATTTCAGAATTATGAGGACAGGGGAAGACAATTTAAGGAAGCTGTAAGAGGACTTTAA
- the rsmH gene encoding 16S rRNA (cytosine(1402)-N(4))-methyltransferase RsmH — protein sequence MSYHNPVLLKECIEGLNINPDGTYVDVTFGGGGHSREILKKLRNGKLIAFDRDPDAVANIINDERFILIKQNFRYLKNFLKLYNAVPVDGILADLGVSSHQFDVAERGFSIRYDAVLDMRMDPTSGKSALDVINTYEESELKRVFKEYGELHNAARIAKLIAETRVEKQIRTVNELRNTLKCLTIKPKENSFFAQVFQAIRIEVNGEMEDLKEFLKQSVEVLKVGGRLAVISYHSLEDRPVKNFIRSGKFEGEVEKDFYGNPLTPFKSITSKPIVPSEKETKENNRARSAKLRIAEKI from the coding sequence ATGTCATATCATAATCCTGTTTTATTAAAAGAATGTATTGAGGGTTTAAATATCAATCCGGATGGGACTTATGTGGATGTTACTTTTGGTGGAGGAGGTCATTCCAGGGAAATACTAAAGAAATTAAGAAACGGGAAATTAATAGCTTTTGACCGGGATCCTGATGCTGTTGCTAATATAATTAATGATGAACGCTTTATCCTGATTAAACAAAACTTCAGGTATTTGAAAAACTTCCTCAAACTATATAATGCTGTTCCTGTTGATGGAATACTAGCAGATTTGGGAGTTTCATCCCACCAATTTGATGTTGCTGAACGTGGTTTTTCAATTAGATATGATGCAGTGCTGGACATGAGGATGGATCCAACATCGGGAAAATCAGCATTGGATGTGATTAATACTTATGAAGAAAGCGAACTTAAGAGGGTTTTTAAAGAGTACGGAGAACTGCATAATGCCGCCAGGATTGCAAAATTAATTGCAGAGACAAGGGTTGAAAAGCAAATAAGAACAGTAAATGAGTTAAGGAACACTTTGAAGTGTTTAACCATTAAGCCCAAGGAGAATAGCTTTTTTGCACAGGTTTTCCAGGCTATAAGAATTGAAGTAAACGGGGAAATGGAGGATTTAAAAGAATTTTTAAAGCAAAGTGTAGAGGTGTTAAAAGTGGGAGGAAGGCTTGCTGTAATTTCCTACCATTCCCTGGAAGACAGACCAGTTAAAAATTTTATAAGATCGGGAAAATTTGAAGGCGAAGTGGAAAAAGATTTTTATGGAAATCCACTTACACCATTTAAATCCATTACCTCAAAACCTATTGTTCCCAGTGAAAAAGAAACCAAAGAAAACAACAGAGCAAGAAGTGCAAAGTTAAGGATAGCAGAAAAAATCTAA